The DNA region GAAGATTCCGGGGACCGCATTTTGATGGGTGATTTCAAGCAACGGAACGATATGACAAATAGCCTCTGCGCCAACATCTGTACCGACCAGAGATACAAGTATTTTGGAACAGAATTCCACCACCGTATGTTTCAACCTCCTTGAGTCCCTGATGAACTCGAGCATTCTGGCTAACAAGGCAATAGAATGCATGTGTGGTGAATTAGTTTCCAGAATGATACCAGCAGACGACTGGCGATGTGATAGGGAATGCGGGGGAAAtcctgttgatgaggtgTTTGAGCCGTGCGGTGGTGAATGGTTCACAAGTTTGTGGGAAAGACAATGACCTGGATGGGTGATGCTGGGTTCAGATTGAGCGGTCAAGAGCTGATGCTTTCGGTAAGGTTGTAAGGAAAATAAACTTTAACGCCACTTGTTTCAAAATTTCAATAAGTATTAAAGCACGGTCCTCCATACTGCAGTTCTTGTGGTTGCCCTTTAGTGTGACCATGCAGCTCCTTCCCAATCATACAGGTAACAACAATGCTATGGCATTGAGCCCTATCCAGTGGATCAGAAAAGCAGATCAAACAGCTTTGTTCTCCTATCCACACAAGGCCTCCCAAGTGATAACGATACAATCCAGGCTCAAGAAACACCCATCCAAGCCAAAGAATTCTTGATTAAAAACTAGAGAGCTTTCTAACTTTGGTTTGGAATCGCCCCATGAAAAGACGCCCGCAAAATTATTGCTCGCTTTTGCCATTTCAGTCATGTTGTCATTATTCGTTCTGTGGTTCCTCTTCCCTTGCTCCTTCTTCATTCGCACCccgctttctctctctcagcAAACAGACCAGTCTGTCAGCCACAGACAAGATAATTGTCTTCTACTTGCCCCAAAGTCCAATCTGTAGAGCGCACCCAGCACACTCAgcaccccacccccttcatcTGATGTCCTAATTCTCCTCAGTATCAACCACCCCATAGTAGTCCCCACCCTTGAAATCCTCACTGTTTCCAGTTATCGGCGACGTCATCGTCGGCGTCTTCattgccgtcgtcgtcgttaTTATCCTCCCAGGTGGTACTGAGCCCCCAGGACTTATACTCTCCCCACTACTCCCACCACTCACACTACTCCCCCCATAATCAAGCCCCCCTTGaccaccccccatcatcccaaccTCCATTATCCTTCccgtcgtcggtggtgggCCTCCACTCAATCCAGAATAAACCTGCCGCGCCGCATGAGCCAAATAAGCCTGGATCAACGGACAGTCACAATCCGCGTGCTTCAACACCTCATTCTTCAAGTTatacacctcctccctcaattGTCCCACGCTGGTCAACAAGCTCTTTCTCCGACTGCTAatctcttgctcttctgCCTCTAGCCGGGAGGCGGCGGCCTGGGTCTTGACTCTGTACCGGATCGCGGCTTGTCGATTGCGGGAGCGGAGGTTGGTCCCTTCggcggtgctgttgttgttgttgtcgttggctCCAGAGACGGAGTTTCGTGGTCGTTttttgggttgttgttgttcttgttgttgttttgtacCATCGTCGCCAGTTTCGGTGGGGTGGGAGACGCCagttggtgtttgtttgtcGGAGTAGGAAGATGAGAATGCTAGGCTTCCAGCGGTTGTGAGTATTGTGGCCGGGGAGAGGATGCTGCTGGGGGCACTGGTGGAACTTAGGGTTAAGAGCTGGCCTGGGGGAAAGTTCACGTCGTGTTTAGGTGGGCGGCCTCGCCGGCGTTTCGGGGGCACAACGAGTGTAAAATCCTGTCTGCGAGTCAAGCTTGTGGAGTGGGCGGCGGGTGTTATTATTACTGCTACTGGTGATGGGTGCGTCTCCGGTATTGGGGCTCCTGTGTTGTCATAGTTGTGGTCGATTGTGAGCCCGTGGTTGGACTGCTGTGCGTTGGGTACCAATccgtgttgatgttgaagacaGTAAGGTGCCGGCGGGGGGACTGAGTTCAGATTCAATTGAGGTTGACCGACGGGTCCAGTCAAAGAGTACGCCGACTCATTTTGGGCGTGAAGGTAAGAAGCGTCAAACGTATTTTGGCGTTTTACAGGGTCGGCGGCATTGGAATAATCAGAAAAGAAGCTCGGTGGGTTATCGGAGGAATGCTGTGCTGTTGGGTAAACGACGCTGCTTTGAGAGGCATGCGGAGGAAGCCAAAAAGGCGGCGCAGCTGGGTGAGAAGAGCGCTGTTCCTGGTCTAAC from Podospora pseudoanserina strain CBS 124.78 chromosome 1, whole genome shotgun sequence includes:
- a CDS encoding hypothetical protein (EggNog:ENOG503Q1BC; COG:K), producing the protein MNDGQEGLNASGTPSVFSVSAGASQGDDFSSTAPAFPTSGVPQSGIGYDGQHCDNWPSARSDTFNGLDYAPVTFDGLDNAPVALYQNHGPLNWSTSELSHVFNTKIELDQEQRSSHPAAPPFWLPPHASQSSVVYPTAQHSSDNPPSFFSDYSNAADPVKRQNTFDASYLHAQNESAYSLTGPVGQPQLNLNSVPPPAPYCLQHQHGLVPNAQQSNHGLTIDHNYDNTGAPIPETHPSPVAVIITPAAHSTSLTRRQDFTLVVPPKRRRGRPPKHDVNFPPGQLLTLSSTSAPSSILSPATILTTAGSLAFSSSYSDKQTPTGVSHPTETGDDGTKQQQEQQQPKKRPRNSVSGANDNNNNSTAEGTNLRSRNRQAAIRYRVKTQAAASRLEAEEQEISSRRKSLLTSVGQLREEVYNLKNEVLKHADCDCPLIQAYLAHAARQVYSGLSGGPPPTTGRIMEVGMMGGGQGGLDYGGSSTGLFAEREKAGCE